In Gossypium arboreum isolate Shixiya-1 chromosome 5, ASM2569848v2, whole genome shotgun sequence, a single genomic region encodes these proteins:
- the LOC108465725 gene encoding uncharacterized protein LOC108465725 isoform X1 produces MLTIGPIVVLGPGKAKCLHREPLCRSQLKNTALCLPSISKQNNGQLFQRNQTYPSLINGGCRNKKMKFRKNMQVISCSLESGQQSFPFNLIPAGSSWQLWALGTLVPLLLSFTTSKWGPFSKLKNEADNMLETAEQITDVVEDVAGKVEEIADQVGEQLPDGGKLRATLELVEDLAEGTAKNAHLAGDLIDKVQEIEDKMESLMDAVDTNDDKKPKDVQD; encoded by the exons ATGTTGACCATCGGACCAATTGTTGTTCTTGGTCCTGGCAAAGCTAAGTGCCTTCATCGGGAGCCCTTATGCAGATCACAACTCAAAAACACTGCTCTTTGTTTGCCCAGTATCTCAAAGCAAAACAACGGGCAGCTGTTTCAAAGAAATCAAACCTACCCATCACTCATCAATGGAGGTTGCAGAAACAAGAAGATGAA ATTCAGGAAAAATATGCAAGTGATCAGCTGCAGTTTGGAATCAGGGCAACAATCatttccttttaatcttattcctGCCGGTTCCAGTtg GCAACTGTGGGCTCTGGGAACGTTAGTACCACTTCTCCTATCCTTCACAACAAGCAAATGGGGGCCATTCTCAAAACTGAAAA ATGAGGCTGATAACATGCTAGAGACAGCTGAACAGATAACGGATGTGGTGGAAGACGTGGCGGGGAAAGTGGAGGAGATAGCAGATCAGGTCGGCGAACAGCTGCCGGACGGTGGAAAACTTCGGGCTACTCTTGAATTGGTTGAGGATTTAGCCGAGGGAACAGCTAAGAACGCACATCTCGCCGGTGATCTCATTgacaag GTGCAAGAAATTGAAGATAAGATGGAGTCTTTAATGGACGCAGTCGACACTAACGACGACAAGAAACCCAAAGACGTGCAGGATTGA
- the LOC108465724 gene encoding spindle pole body protein pcp1-like, giving the protein MGIPQEIDDYMKRTIDDSLGLPISTESLQLKLRSSEETQRRLRVQYLLLLSKLKEKDQIIERSKAEANMNAVALKRFVQENQKLAAECANLLSQCNKWEKECLLYDRDREALMDFGNEADERAKKAEIRVHELEEELGKLNEELRFYQHRYESQEIDSSSEGATEEENLLESILAALICKNEVTSGRAFLEANTSLESCLRLLKMWNRLRPSTQKILTLAAEVKTLKKDKEHLRINLSKAEEEVKILFEENNILDEANKRLLRQSREEKNLHDSGGKHTGSASAKTNKRKSSPKIRSPIEKKINFTETDSARKPLSPFRYNSPM; this is encoded by the exons atggggaTTCCTCAAGAAATCGATGATTACATGAAAAGAACCATAGATGATTCCTTAGGTCTTCCAATCTCCACTGAATCTTTGCAATTGAAGCTCCGTTCCTCCGAAGAAACCCAGCGCCGCCTCCGTGTTCAGTATCTGTTACTTCTCTCAAAATTGAAAGAGAAAGACCAAATCATCGAGCGGTCAAAG GCCGAAGCGAATATGAACGCAGTGGCGTTGAAGAGATTCGTGCAAGAGAATCAGAAGCTCGCGGCAGAGTGTGCAAATTTGTTAAGTCAGTGTAACAAATGGGAAAAAGAGTGTTTACTTTATGATCGTGATAGGGAGGCGTTGATGGATTTTGGAAATGAAGCTGATGAGAGGGCAAAGAAAGCTGAGATTAGGGTTCATGAATTGGAAGAGGAGTTAGGGAAGTTAAATGAGGAATTAAGGTTCTACCAACATCGTTATGAGAGCCAAGAG ATCGATTCTTCTTCCGAGGGCGCAACTGAGGAAGAGAATTTACTTGAGTCAATTCTGGCAGCATTGATTTGTAAAAATGAAGTTACATCTGGACGTGCATTCTTGGAGGCAAATACTTCCCTTGAATCATGCCTAAGGTTGCTTAAAATGTGGAACAG GTTGAGGCCTTCAACTCAAAAAATTTTGACACTAGCTGCTGAAGTAAAGACCCTTAAGAAAGACAAGGAACATCTCAGGATAAACCTTAGTAAAGCTGAAGAAGAG GTCAAAATTCTGTTTGAAGAAAACAACATATTGGATGAGGCGAACAAAAGATTATTGAGGCAATCCCGTGAAGAAAAGAATCTCCATGATTCTGGTGGGAAGCATACTGGTAGTGCATCTGCAAAG ACAAACAAACGAAAATCAAGTCCCAAGATACGCAGCCCGATTGAGAAGAAGATTAACTTCACTGAAACAGATTCAGCAAGAAAGCCTCTGTCACCCTTCCGATATAACTCCCCGATGTAA
- the LOC108465725 gene encoding uncharacterized protein LOC108465725 isoform X2: MLTIGPIVVLGPGKAKCLHREPLCRSQLKNTALCLPSISKQNNGQLFQRNQTYPSLINGGCRNKKMKKNMQVISCSLESGQQSFPFNLIPAGSSWQLWALGTLVPLLLSFTTSKWGPFSKLKNEADNMLETAEQITDVVEDVAGKVEEIADQVGEQLPDGGKLRATLELVEDLAEGTAKNAHLAGDLIDKVQEIEDKMESLMDAVDTNDDKKPKDVQD; encoded by the exons ATGTTGACCATCGGACCAATTGTTGTTCTTGGTCCTGGCAAAGCTAAGTGCCTTCATCGGGAGCCCTTATGCAGATCACAACTCAAAAACACTGCTCTTTGTTTGCCCAGTATCTCAAAGCAAAACAACGGGCAGCTGTTTCAAAGAAATCAAACCTACCCATCACTCATCAATGGAGGTTGCAGAAACAAGAAGATGAA GAAAAATATGCAAGTGATCAGCTGCAGTTTGGAATCAGGGCAACAATCatttccttttaatcttattcctGCCGGTTCCAGTtg GCAACTGTGGGCTCTGGGAACGTTAGTACCACTTCTCCTATCCTTCACAACAAGCAAATGGGGGCCATTCTCAAAACTGAAAA ATGAGGCTGATAACATGCTAGAGACAGCTGAACAGATAACGGATGTGGTGGAAGACGTGGCGGGGAAAGTGGAGGAGATAGCAGATCAGGTCGGCGAACAGCTGCCGGACGGTGGAAAACTTCGGGCTACTCTTGAATTGGTTGAGGATTTAGCCGAGGGAACAGCTAAGAACGCACATCTCGCCGGTGATCTCATTgacaag GTGCAAGAAATTGAAGATAAGATGGAGTCTTTAATGGACGCAGTCGACACTAACGACGACAAGAAACCCAAAGACGTGCAGGATTGA
- the LOC108465835 gene encoding uncharacterized protein LOC108465835, translated as MSSSSGFILPCKVPMESRKSHPSIVYFSEILVVPNHKGKHQILRNSKFQPLGSGLRFQITVRHSYTVFCNSSVEQGPVIPSSPAPAPGSWKPWILGFLMSIILPFWRGNWRPLLKLKQEAETVIETVETVTDIVEKVAEQVEQVADKVGDSLPEGKLKDALEIVEDMAEGTVNDARIVGEFIDKVDQVEEELESLIKPNSGDDEEEVKEKKQKAKGHA; from the exons ATGTCGAGTAGTTCAGGTTTTATCCTTCCATGCAAGGTTCCCATGGAATCCCGCAAATCCCACCCTTCCATTGTTTATTTCAGTGAAATCTTGGTGGTACCAAACCACAAGGGGAAACATCAGATTCTAAGAAACTCCAAGTTTCAACCTCTGGGAAGTGGTCTTAGATTCCAAATTACTGTCAGACATAGTTACACGGTCTTCTGCAACAGTAGTGTTGAACAAGGACCTGTAATCCCTTCTAGCCCTGCTCCTGCTCCTGGATCCTG GAAACCTTGGATTCTGGGATTTCTGATGAGTATAATCCTACCCTTTTGGAGGGGCAACTGGCGGCCATTATTAAAACTCAAAC AGGAAGCTGAAACTGTAATAGAGACGGTGGAAACCGTGACGGATATCGTAGAAAAAGTAGCGGAGCAGGTGGAGCAAGTGGCGGATAAGGTTGGCGATAGTCTACCCGAAGGAAAACTTAAGGATGCGCTTGAAATTGTTGAAGATATGGCCGAAGGAACAGTCAACGATGCACGCATAGTCGGAGAGTTCATTGACAAG GTAGACCAAGTGGAAGAAGAGTTGGAATCTTTAATAAAACCAAACAGTGGTGATGATGAAGAAGAAGTCAAAGAGAAAAAACAAAAGGCCAAGGGCCATGCTTAG
- the LOC108478424 gene encoding blue copper protein-like, whose protein sequence is MASSSVGMVCLLLVSCMVVPSLAKDYTVGDTSGWTTGVDYSTWTKDKTFKVGDSLVFNYPTSHTVDEVSSSDYSTCTVGNAITTDNSGATTVALKTAGTHYFICGVVGHCANGMKLSVKVESGSSAAPSKSPSKSPSSSSSSSPASTDKPSTGTPSTTTTTTKAPDSSSSWSLSPFMAVVTTCLALLVLVIS, encoded by the exons ATGGCTAGCTCAAGTGTGGGAATGGTCTGTCTTTTGCTAGTCTCGTGCATGGTTGTGCCGAGCTTGGCCAAAGATTACACTGTTGGTGACACCTCTGGTTGGACAACTGGTGTAGATTATAGCACATGGACTAAAGATAAGACCTTCAAAGTTGGCGATAGCCTTG TTTTCAATTACCCAACAAGCCACACAGTGGATGAAGTAAGTTCAAGTGACTACAGTACATGCACGGTGGGAAACGCAATCACAACAGATAACAGTGGAGCGACCACCGTTGCTCTCAAGACCGCCGGGACACATTACTTCATTTGTGGTGTGGTGGGTCACTGTGCGAATGGAATGAAACTTTCAGTCAAAGTGGAGTCAGGTTCATCGGCAGCACCATCTAAGTCGCCGTCTAAGTCACCATCGTCTTCTTCGTCATCCTCGCCGGCTTCCACCGATAAACCATCGACCGGCACACCATCTACTACAACTACAACAACTAAAGCCCCGGACTCCTCATCCTCATGGAGTCTCTCCCCATTTATGGCTGTTGTCACAACTTGTCTTGCGTTGTTGGTTTTGGTCATTTCGTAA
- the LOC108465935 gene encoding RING-H2 finger protein ATL54-like, with amino-acid sequence MKTRKLFPAVTETNETIECPDFCDPACPYNCYPYPDYYYLPPPPPPPPPPPFSVQNHYISPYVIILVSVLASLILLVGYYVVVVKSCFGWCCSRNNRQSQTLTDASDEEFLDENRIDHPIWFITTVGLQQSIINSITVCKYKKGDGLIEGTECSVCLNEFQEDETVRLLPKCNHAFHISCIDTWLRAHTNCPLCRAHIVFNALCSTPTSADQNPDNMDAIVDNNQTETSEIGGMNSDENRAERELPEANDQRILKEDDENGVLLASDCMERSSVVAKEMTQIKRCVSMDSSSSSSAASLFLGIQEDVENPVSSIVETQNEVRVMGNSSISQHLHLSPVTMKRSFSCGGRFFSSSKRYRSMNSSILPL; translated from the coding sequence ATGAAAACCAGAAAGCTTTTTCCGGCTGTGACTGAAACAAACGAAACCATAGAATGCCCTGATTTTTGTGACCCTGCCTGCCCTTACAACTGCTACCCTTACCCCGACTACTATTACCTACCGCCGCCGCCGCCGCCACCTCCTCCTCCTCCCTTCTCGGTCCAAAACCATTACATCTCACCTTATGTGATCATCTTGGTTTCCGTACTCGCCAGTTTGATCCTTCTTGTTGGCTACTACGTGGTTGTAGTGAAGTCGTGTTTTGGTTGGTGCTGTTCGAGGAATAACAGGCAATCACAAACTCTAACCGATGCTTCAGACGAAGAGTTCCTCGATGAGAACCGAATTGATCATCCTATTTGGTTCATCACCACCGTTGGTTTGCAACAATCCATCATAAATTCCATCACTGTTTGTAAGTACAAAAAGGGTGATGGATTGATTGAAGGGACGGAGTGTTCGGTGTGTTTGAATGAGTTCCAAGAAGATGAGACGGTGAGGTTGTTGCCTAAATGCAACCACGCTTTCCATATTTCGTGTATCGACACTTGGCTGAGGGCTCACACTAATTGTCCCTTGTGCCGAGCACATATCGTCTTTAATGCTCTTTGTAGCACTCCAACTTCAGCGGATCAAAACCCCGATAACATGGATGCAATTGTCGATAATAATCAGACAGAAACTTCTGAGATTGGAGGTATGAATTCTGATGAAAACAGGGCTGAAAGAGAATTGCCAGAGGCTAATGACCAAAGGATTTTAAAGGAAGACGATGAAAATGGCGTTTTGTTAGCAAGTGATTGCATGGAAAGAAGCAGTGTAGTGGCTAAAGAGATGACGCAAATCAAAAGGTGCGTTTCCAtggattcttcttcttcttcgtcaGCTGCAAGTTTGTTCCTGGGCATTCAAGAGGATGTGGAAAACCCAGTTTCAAGCATCGTTGAAACACAAAACGAGGTTAGGGTAATGGGGAATTCATCCATATCTCAGCATCTTCATTTAAGCCCAGTTACAATGAAAAGATCGTTCTCATGTGGTGGAAGGTTTTTCTCTTCATCCAAACGTTACCGAAGCATGAATTCTTCAATTCTTCCCCTGTAA